ATCAGAAATTCCTCTGTACCTCATCGGTTGACGCTAATCTGGTAATTCCAAGCCTCCCATAGTGATCAGCATCTGTAATTGCTGCAAGTATGGAAAGTTGCCCTTATATAAGAATAGTTTTCCAACAGACAAACTATACATGGTATCCTCAGCCTCAACTATTCCTGCGAAAACCATAGTAATTTAAATGCAGAAACCACAGAAAATAATTCATGTCCTACTGGAATTAGGAACTATCCTTGCATCCAAACAGCGCCTGAATTCCTGAAGGCACACGATTGTGACTATATTGAACGATTAAGTTTTGACATATAGGAAACATCAACAAGGTTATGCCGTTAATTTGGTTTATTATCAAGGCACAGTTGCTCCCAATTGTAAAGGGGGCAAACAAAGCTACACACCATATATCCAGATTTACTAGATCGAGTGCTAAATGAGTGCAATTACATGAGCACAACTAGAACACTAAAATAAATGACACTTAAATGTGCTAAACAATAACAGAAATTTAGCTAATGTTAAACAATTATTCGTTCATTTTAACTTTTCCTGTGTTTCAATCGTGTCTACATCAAATCGCAAAATTTGAGATGTGAGGTCCAATATTAAAAGCTTACGAGAGATTAGCCAGAAACATTGGCATTAGTAGGCGTTGTATATAACCGTATAAATCAAACAAGAAACGCGCACCAAGGCCGCGCATCGCCTTCTGCACGTTGGCGGCGGAGATGAGCGAGTAGGGAGGCCGCGTGGAAGTGGCAGCGCCGCCGGCGACGTCAGTTCCAGCGTCGGGATACCCATCCGCTGCCGCAGCCAGGTCCTCAGAGGCCGCGGCCCCGCCGTCGGCCGCAGCCGCACATCGCCGGCGGAACGACGCTGCTGCGAAGAATCGGGTAGGGACAAGATGTACTCGGCGGCGCGTCGACGAGGAACATACGGCGGCGGATACGGTGGCCGGTGCCGCCGGGGAGGTGACGCCAACGGCAGCCATGGGGAGTGGAGGAAGAGGAGCGCGGGAGATAAGGGAACTGGGGATGGAAGTAGAAGTTTTTTAGCTTTTCCATTCTTTATCGGCTTTCGAGTTTCTCCTGTTTTTTTccaattcaaaaaaaatctccTTTTTTCTGACGGAGGTATTTCTCCTCTTTTTTTACGGACGGCTTTCAAGTTTGTCTAGTACGTTCTTTATTTTTGTCGGAAGAAAAATCAATTATAAATTTTATAAAAAATATaaagcacctcaaacataataaaagtCACACCAGGATTATGAGAAAATCAAAAAACCACTGCTTGAGAAAAGGATCCAAATCTAATCATTAAAGCTTGCCAACCGCACAAATACCAACTGCAACCAAAAAGACAAGCAACTTGTGAACAACATGTTTTATGAATGATCCGCAAAAAGAAAAACCCAAATGCTACCCCAGATTTTGAAACTATTTGAAGGTTGTTTTTCTTGAATTGCATGCAAATGATTATGTTTATACTACGCCTATATTTGTCTTGTATATTTACTAATGAAAGATAATAATTATCGTTGTGAGTGGCTTTCTTTAACAACATAAAAGCCGTTCGCTTGAGCAGGTGAATGACTCTAGTTTTTTGTTTTCATGCTTCAGCCTTTTCTTATTTTGAAATTGTGAAAATAATCATGAGGCTAAACTTGACTATTGCTGCCTACTACACCCTTATCTCCAATGTTCATGCATTACACCCTTTATGATCCCAGCACACCGTGTTGAGAAAGTTTGGGCGGATATACACCGGGAGCTCGTTTGCATAGGCCATGCCTGGATCATGCGCCGATTAGATAATGGTATCTACAAAACCACTTTAGCAATTGTAGATATTGAGGAGAAGCTACGTATGGTCCTCTTATTTTATCAGATATCATTTGTCCCATTATATTGTTTGCAGATTTTTTttcctccataaagaaatatatgATCGTTTAGATAACTAAAGTAGCAAACTAAATAATTTTATATCTCTTTACGGAGGGAATAAGATGCAGCATGAAAGTGGCCCCATTTCATCAAACCGTGAAGAAAGTGAATGGAAACATAAATAGGAGATAGGACTAAAGGCAAAAAGATGACTAGCATTTTTAATGCCCCACGAGTGAATACCAGAACCTCTTTCTTTTTTGCTTCGTACATAAATACAGAAGCATTACTATTAATCATGTTCTTTTTGCGGGAGACTATTATTCATGTTAATTGTATTCCATTCTATTTTTCTTTACTGGTGTACCGACAACTTTGTATGATAGTAACCCTAGAGATACCAAACCATTTGAAGAATCAGCAAAATAGTTGCCTTCATGTGTGCCGTTAGCAAAACTGCATTTTGCCACTTCTATATGCATGCATATCCAGTTTGACACATTGTACCTTAATAATTTTTAGAAGTATCTCTATCATTCATTTGACACAAACCCACATAGGCGGCAAGGTATGAATTCCGTGGCTTATGTTACAGATGAAGCTATATGTTTCATGGTATCATCCTCATAAGAACAAGTATCAATGGTTTGTTCTGTTAATCCACTAAGTTTGATTGTTGCCTTCAAATTCGAAATGGCAGACAATTTAGTTAGTAGCTTACATGTTTCATGTAACTGAAAACTGTAATTTGCGGAAATTCCCATCTTTATATTACAGGCGTGACAATGTGTGTCATCATGGTCTAGTTGTGAATAAGCAAAAGCATAGGTAACTGCCAAACGGAAGCACTGTGACATAGATACAACTAACATCGACCCGAACCACCTCATCTATAGAAACTTCCGGCCATGTGGCATCGCTTTCCTTCTCAACCATGGCAACGTCACCCTCGAAGTTCTTCTATGGACACCTTGCACTTCTTGCGGGCTACCAGAAACTCTTTACTGCGAGCGGACTCAGACATCAAGTAGAAGGGCCTGGGATCCCATCAGCAGTCGGCTCACACTAGGTCCTCTTCCATGGCTGCCCACCGCGTCCTCCCCCGCCCACGTTTTCTTCGTGGCATCAAAGTCCGCCCAGATGACTTCTCGTCCATTGCTTACTTGGCGCAAAAACCAAATGCAACCAAAAAGTGAGGCTAACTATTTAAAAGAGTTTCTTTCATATGCCAATGACTATGATTGTGTTGTGTTACTTTACACCCAGCCTTTATCAGGGTAGTGTGTTAGGTAGATATGACCACTTGCTGACCAATGTAACACCAAACTGGACGAACCTAGCAGTAGGACCCTCACTCGAAAAGACTAAGAACTAGCCTTCCCAGCGACCTCctagctgtaagtgcatctagtgccccttagtgattttggtgtattgaagacttataggttaagggactgatgcgtttgtgagtgtacacaggtctataagtttatgaggagtttgatatttacaaagaaagtcgacccctaaaaatgaagttcttcaactgaagacttcggatttctaaagactttctgaagactttgaaagtgaagaaattggtgtgaccttgaagacttggcaatcattcgaggaacatgaagcgtgaagacttttgttttcgtagtttcattttctctttctcgagtcataggaaaaaccgtactgttaaaaggggtcaaggaaatactaaggaaaaaatttcAAGTGATGcttaactcaaaatcctacacctaccaatcccttcgagtgaagccattggaaatctcatacagttcagtcatattcttcagtgacagagacgaagttcttctggtccctgaggaatttgttctgactgaggagttaggaattcgccagtgcggattgcctacacagtgaggaacatggtagccctgaggaatttgagagtcaaaattctgaccgttgttgtgctatgcgccaactgtcccaaaatatctacccacgtaACGGTCATATcacgaagggcatttatgtcttatcatgtggggctgctccctaggctataaatagccgccccctataaccactagctagttggttgctccgagagaaactgacacttgtcatttgagagcatcccatcctccgaggactttgagcgaaaatcatcaagtgaggaaaacccaaacccaacacacctacaacccaaagtgattgagcatcactgaagagattgatcctgcgtggatccgatgcttattacctttgaagactgtgcttcttccagacggttaggcgtcatggtctagagtatccaagaggaattgtggatcgccgagtgacctagtctgtgaaggtttggaagtcacctgaagacttaccacgagtgattgggcgaggtctgtgtgactttagctcaaggagaatacggtgaggattgtgtgtcctcagatttaaatacctagccgctccaaccagacgtataactaagacatcagttggaactggtctaccaaatcattgtcttcaccaagcttactggttctatttcctcaactctttcatttctcatttcagttgttgtgtgcttgttcatatctgtttgaagactttctcaatttcctcaatttgatttcttcagtctgtccgtcttcatcccgtgttatcctgtgcttacgctttctgtactctgtgcttgtcttcatttcatcatgatgactatgcttgtgttctgctatGCTTATTtttgagtacttatttcgctgcaagtagttcttcatttaggaatttcctcaccagcaaattccttagtgaagaattcataaaaatcgtctattcaccccccctctagtcgatataacgcactttcaattggtatcagagcaaggtactcccttgttctgtgtgattttggtttaaccgcctggagttttagttatgttgactgCAGGAATGAGGAATgtatcctgccccatctttgacggtcatgagcatcctcggtggaaggccatgatgaagaagcgactcatggctatggacagcaaactgtggaccgtcactgagattggtcttaccgatctatgcaagatggcggaggatgatgacattcacaagtacactctacttaacctcacagcgaaggatgtcatctgctcctgtttgtcccaaaatcagttcaggaacttcatgcatctcaatcacgcaaagctaatctgggaccggctctctgaggtctatgaaggtcatcgaacacgtcatgatccttggtttgaggattacaaggaatctctcaatgcaatgacattcgaaccagaatcatcatcttcttcaccatgccttatggcaaaaagtgctaaggtaaccgaatgctacctatccgagtccagtgatgatgaatctggagatgaatttggacccacctatgtcaaacttgcttcccctgccactaaacaacaaagagctttggaaaatagttcaatacatgctaaataagagcgatgatatgttgggtgaagaaatggatcagtcaaaagctttggctgagagtattcagagacttcagtccaagtttgacacccttcaaggtcatcataacactctcttatctgttcacgagaagctttcttatgaatttcttcaaagaaagcaagatcttgagaagctaagggtgagttatgaagatcttcaaaaggagtgcgattcattacttgctcaacaaatcagcactactcaggaagaatttgttcctccatgtctgaagtgcattgaacgtgaaactgctaattcttgacctgaatgttcaaatgcttctaatgctacaaactcTTCacttgtctctgctatcactaattcctcatctgaggacattgctagtatcactgatgatgtggggctgaaggaattgtacatgacaggcatgtataaaggcctcaaagggcatcagactctttgtgatgtgcttaaaaagcagatcctcaacaggaaccctaggaaagagggtattacctttgagaggaaactcaatgctgatggaacatattggaagcctgagcagtaccccaaaccctcatgggttgctgcaaagggacctcaagttgatccatccaatttatctggcttttcatgtgaatctcctcattcttctgatgagtcatttgactccaactataaactgttcaaaaatcagaatgatgaagtatttgctagatatgttggcactaactacaggaacggtttccctatgaagaaaatctgggttcccaaaagttgccttgaaagtcttcaggtgaatgtactcatgacaccacctatgaagaataggaactccagatcaaattcttcatatggaccaaattcttcatatggatccaagtcctcatacggaccaaattcctcacgtggatcaaattcctcaaatggatcaaagtcctcatatgatcatcatcgtgctaacccctctgtttcgcagggtagagctaagggctatgaatatgagcattattcttctaatcattatgttcataagtcctcgaagaatttctctgcttattcatatgcttatcctaacccctcttaagTGAAACGAAgttgactggcttctatgccacctttctcatatggtgctcgcagagtgatgaattctttgccaccccttcagatgtgggtggtgaagaaaaagaactaatctcttatgcagggtcaggtctccagacgtgcttaaaacgtctgaagaatttgctggagacctgaacattgcctgaaaggacgcaggctaatcatgaagaaatgaaccttcatgtctcacgtcctcatactgttttatctgttctattgcttgatgaaattgatctgatgatattgatgtcatattcttcactgatgaagtatatgagttcgtaagttgcactaattcatctgcaggatgatcaacccaaagaaaATGAGTGGGtcttcgatagtggatgtacgaatcacatgagtgGTGACAAGAATATATTGATGGATTCTCCtttatcaccatcgcatctgaagcatatcatcttcgctgacaaaggaaaaagtcaggtattgggtctaggtaaggttgcgatctcaaaggatcgacacatggacaaagtcatgcttgtcgagtccttaggatacaacctcatgtctgtctcaatgctttgtgatctcgatatggttgttgtatttGGCAAATATcggtgtgttgtgatcatggaagctgacaattccaaagtcttcgaaggctttacgagaggagacttgtacattgctgATTTCTCTACAGTACCGCAACCggccgtatgcctacttgcaaaag
Above is a window of Triticum dicoccoides isolate Atlit2015 ecotype Zavitan chromosome 5B, WEW_v2.0, whole genome shotgun sequence DNA encoding:
- the LOC119308006 gene encoding NAD(P)H-quinone oxidoreductase subunit U, chloroplastic-like — its product is MAAVGVTSPAAPATVSAAVCSSSTRRRVHLVPTRFFAAASFRRRCAAAADGGAAASEDLAAAADGYPDAGTDVAGGAATSTRPPYSLISAANVQKAMRGLAITDADHYGRLGITRLASTDEVKAAYEKRCEQLNKQGLEEEEISKEHDLLKESFTILSTEEERRLYDWSLERNGQPERYVWPFEVDPMELAPDPPKEPEDEFPTKLVGYFLLTWFIISVACSLILNRS